The following proteins come from a genomic window of Herpetosiphon gulosus:
- a CDS encoding DM13 domain-containing protein: MKLRYSATIIIFGLLTACGTAPTKVDEPFPTTSSAAMVTAQPTMDSMMQTDAMSMTDDLMQPTDAMSMTDDLMQPTDAMSMTDNMMQPTAMPTADDMMQPTATVEPTTESRVESTVVPAEPVVLGSGSFRGIDHKSGGMATLYQQPDGSNLLRLSDFFVEAGPDMYIFVAKAAEINQPSDLQAGYLELGKLKGSEGNQNYSLPADFDPALYSNVVIWCEKYQVLMAVAPIQ; this comes from the coding sequence ATGAAATTGCGATATTCAGCAACGATTATTATTTTTGGCTTATTAACGGCCTGTGGTACGGCCCCAACCAAGGTCGATGAGCCTTTTCCAACCACTAGCAGCGCAGCCATGGTTACAGCTCAACCAACCATGGATAGCATGATGCAAACCGATGCGATGTCGATGACCGATGATCTGATGCAGCCAACCGATGCGATGTCGATGACCGACGATCTGATGCAACCAACCGATGCGATGTCGATGACCGACAACATGATGCAGCCAACCGCAATGCCAACGGCTGATGACATGATGCAGCCAACCGCAACCGTTGAGCCAACCACCGAATCGCGGGTTGAGTCAACCGTTGTGCCAGCTGAGCCAGTGGTATTGGGATCGGGTAGTTTTCGCGGAATCGATCACAAAAGTGGCGGAATGGCAACGCTCTATCAACAGCCCGATGGCAGCAATTTGTTGCGCCTCAGTGATTTCTTTGTTGAAGCCGGTCCAGATATGTATATTTTTGTCGCTAAGGCAGCCGAAATTAATCAACCCAGCGATTTACAAGCGGGCTACCTCGAATTGGGCAAACTCAAAGGCTCCGAGGGCAACCAAAACTATAGCCTGCCCGCCGATTTTGATCCTGCGCTCTACTCCAACGTGGTTATTTGGTGCGAAAAATATCAAGTCTTGATGGCAGTTGCGCCAATCCAGTAG
- a CDS encoding response regulator transcription factor, which produces MANILVVDDEPNIREVVGLYLRREGHTVLEASDGEAALRLARQQPPDLVVLDLMLPKVTGLEVCRRLQSDRRTPVIMLTAKSEENDRIIGLGVGADDYVVKPFSPRELVARVEAVLRRVQPQPDAPPPDERPIELGSLRVDPRTRDVQVAGKSISLTAREFDLLYFLARHRERVFTRDQLMELVWGYTFSADTSTVTVHIRRLREKIEDDPTAPRYLQTVWGVGYKLCAGEQ; this is translated from the coding sequence ATGGCCAATATTTTGGTGGTTGATGACGAACCGAATATTCGTGAGGTGGTTGGCTTGTATTTGCGGCGCGAAGGCCATACCGTGCTTGAGGCTAGCGATGGCGAGGCCGCTTTGCGCTTGGCGCGTCAGCAACCACCCGATTTGGTCGTGCTTGATCTGATGTTGCCCAAAGTGACGGGATTGGAAGTTTGTCGGCGCTTGCAGAGCGACCGCCGCACTCCGGTGATTATGCTCACCGCCAAAAGCGAGGAGAATGATCGAATCATCGGCTTGGGTGTTGGCGCTGATGATTATGTGGTCAAGCCATTTAGCCCCCGCGAATTGGTAGCGCGGGTGGAGGCGGTGTTGCGTCGTGTTCAGCCGCAGCCCGATGCTCCGCCGCCCGACGAACGCCCGATTGAACTTGGCTCACTGCGGGTCGATCCGCGCACTCGTGATGTGCAAGTGGCGGGCAAATCAATCAGCCTGACTGCGCGTGAGTTTGATTTGCTCTATTTTTTGGCACGCCATCGTGAGCGCGTGTTTACCCGCGACCAGTTGATGGAATTGGTGTGGGGCTATACATTTTCTGCCGATACCAGCACTGTGACGGTGCACATTCGGCGCTTGCGTGAAAAAATCGAAGATGACCCAACCGCGCCGCGCTATCTGCAAACGGTTTGGGGCGTGGGCTACAAACTCTGCGCAGGCGAACAATGA